In the Candidatus Neomarinimicrobiota bacterium genome, one interval contains:
- a CDS encoding HAMP domain-containing histidine kinase — MIVNTAGSPGEYDVQRAQRLRMRRFLMAVGTYIVAFMATFLVTRLGIGQLSMTQWLILFGLGLCGPGLIFLMFYTGANLRFSEPSLTREQIIFSAIFAAVLMYWIPAARPFVLLFMLPPFSFGMLSLNLPQYLVVVGWILGIYAGLLGLEFYQERPGFDINYELVLFFLFSLLLLWFAFFGGFIYKIKRRLRSQKVETQKALDLIKIEIAERRRTEKALAESDSLRELLLDIITHDLKNPAGVILSLADHARTNLPNNKLINEIYASSDRLLKILENTTILSQATFGEKIPLEKLNISKILEEVASEFNASLHDAGMILTIDVPQDVLISANPIIAEVLKNYVSNAIKYARDGSKIIIEAHFEENAVVIAVKDFGSSIPEDLREFVFERQAQLAEGEKQGRGLGLAIVKRIAQAHHGECWVEPNRPRGNSFCLRLPLHEKKQT, encoded by the coding sequence ATGATTGTTAATACAGCCGGCAGCCCAGGCGAGTATGACGTTCAGAGGGCTCAACGATTAAGAATGCGTAGATTTCTCATGGCAGTGGGAACATATATAGTCGCCTTCATGGCCACCTTTCTGGTCACTCGCCTGGGAATAGGTCAATTAAGCATGACCCAATGGCTTATACTCTTTGGGCTGGGGCTATGTGGTCCAGGTCTGATTTTCCTCATGTTTTATACCGGGGCTAATTTGCGTTTTTCAGAACCATCCCTGACCAGGGAACAAATCATATTCTCCGCAATATTTGCAGCTGTGCTTATGTACTGGATACCAGCAGCTCGGCCATTCGTGCTTCTGTTTATGCTACCCCCTTTCAGCTTTGGAATGTTGAGCCTGAACCTTCCACAGTATCTCGTTGTTGTCGGCTGGATCCTGGGGATATATGCAGGACTCCTGGGTTTGGAGTTTTACCAGGAACGTCCTGGATTCGATATTAATTACGAGTTGGTCCTGTTTTTTCTGTTCAGTCTTTTGCTGCTCTGGTTTGCCTTTTTCGGGGGATTTATATACAAGATAAAGCGACGACTCCGCTCACAAAAGGTGGAAACCCAAAAAGCCCTTGATCTGATAAAAATCGAAATTGCAGAACGGCGACGCACTGAAAAAGCTTTGGCCGAATCAGATAGTTTGCGAGAATTGCTCCTGGATATCATTACACATGATCTAAAAAATCCAGCAGGGGTAATCTTAAGTCTGGCAGATCACGCACGAACCAACCTACCGAATAACAAACTGATTAATGAGATTTATGCCAGCAGTGATCGCCTGCTAAAAATCCTGGAAAATACGACAATTCTCAGCCAGGCTACCTTCGGTGAAAAGATTCCGCTTGAAAAATTGAATATCAGTAAAATTCTGGAAGAGGTTGCCAGTGAGTTTAACGCCAGCCTACATGATGCCGGTATGATTCTCACAATAGATGTTCCCCAGGACGTGCTTATATCAGCGAATCCGATAATTGCTGAAGTTTTAAAAAATTATGTCAGCAACGCCATCAAATACGCCCGCGATGGTAGCAAAATAATCATTGAAGCCCATTTCGAAGAAAATGCAGTGGTGATTGCTGTGAAGGATTTTGGGAGCAGCATCCCTGAGGATTTACGTGAGTTTGTGTTTGAACGTCAAGCCCAACTCGCTGAGGGCGAAAAACAGGGCAGGGGATTGGGTCTCGCCATTGTTAAACGTATTGCCCAGGCGCATCATGGGGAATGTTGGGTGGAGCCAAACAGACCTCGGGGAAATAGCTTTTGTTTGCGATTACCCCTTCATGAAAAAAAGCAAACGTAA
- a CDS encoding aspartate kinase, whose amino-acid sequence MKKILKFGGSSVADAACIQRVAQIIANAHTPGSEIYIVLSAMQGVTDALIKLAGDVRDGKFLAPALQSLLDKHEGVMLQLGLDTDMELVSSFRQLSTDMKEHLPRCPGASVDFNMWKDVLLGFGELLSARIMSAYLRSKLIDAELLDARKVVITDSNYGNAYVHYQRSYDRIREYVSNHGRLQVITGFLGANEYGNATTLGRSGSDYSASIFGAALNVDQIEIWTDVDGILTANPKIVDKTVPIPELTYEEAMELAHAGAKVIFPPTMIPAMYKRIPIVVKNTFRPDQPGTRISPDRSLLGKITVGLSSVSNVSLLRMQGAGMVGVKGINARLFTCLADKGISVMLVSQAFSEHSTCFAVKPEETDLALMCIDDEFEKELKAKYIDSVKVQNDMSLVAVVGEGMQHTPGIAGLVFQVLGQEKINVEAIAQGSSKRNISFIVHDSEAQRAIQRLHQVLFERAEA is encoded by the coding sequence ATGAAGAAAATACTAAAATTTGGGGGGTCATCCGTTGCCGATGCAGCCTGCATCCAACGCGTTGCTCAAATTATTGCCAATGCTCACACCCCCGGTAGTGAAATTTATATCGTCCTATCCGCCATGCAAGGGGTCACCGATGCCCTGATAAAACTAGCCGGGGATGTCCGGGACGGTAAATTTTTAGCCCCTGCCTTGCAATCTCTCCTGGATAAACATGAGGGCGTCATGTTGCAGTTGGGTCTGGACACCGATATGGAACTGGTGTCCTCCTTCAGACAACTCTCTACTGACATGAAGGAACACCTCCCACGCTGCCCGGGAGCCAGTGTTGATTTTAATATGTGGAAGGATGTTCTCCTGGGATTTGGCGAGTTATTATCAGCCAGGATTATGAGTGCCTACCTGCGGAGCAAACTCATCGATGCAGAACTGCTAGATGCTCGCAAGGTTGTCATTACAGACAGCAATTATGGCAATGCCTATGTCCACTACCAAAGGTCCTATGATCGTATCAGAGAGTATGTGTCCAATCATGGTCGTCTCCAGGTGATTACCGGGTTTCTCGGTGCCAATGAATATGGGAACGCCACCACACTGGGCCGCAGTGGCTCTGATTATTCTGCCAGTATTTTTGGGGCGGCCCTCAATGTGGATCAAATTGAAATCTGGACAGACGTAGATGGTATCCTCACGGCCAATCCCAAGATTGTTGATAAGACCGTCCCCATCCCAGAATTAACCTATGAAGAGGCCATGGAGCTGGCTCATGCTGGCGCAAAGGTCATTTTTCCTCCCACCATGATACCTGCCATGTATAAAAGGATTCCCATCGTTGTCAAAAACACGTTTCGTCCTGACCAGCCGGGAACCCGCATCTCACCAGATCGGTCACTGCTGGGGAAAATTACGGTGGGGCTTTCATCTGTTTCCAATGTCTCATTGCTCCGCATGCAGGGAGCAGGTATGGTTGGGGTGAAGGGGATTAATGCCCGTCTGTTTACCTGTCTGGCCGACAAGGGGATCAGTGTCATGCTGGTGTCCCAGGCCTTTAGCGAGCACTCCACCTGTTTTGCTGTAAAGCCGGAGGAAACGGATCTGGCTTTGATGTGTATCGATGATGAATTCGAGAAGGAGCTCAAGGCCAAATACATTGATTCTGTAAAAGTGCAAAACGATATGTCATTGGTGGCTGTGGTAGGTGAAGGCATGCAGCACACACCGGGGATTGCAGGTCTGGTGTTTCAGGTCCTGGGCCAGGAGAAAATCAATGTGGAGGCCATAGCTCAGGGGTCATCCAAACGGAATATTTCCTTTATTGTCCATGATAGCGAAGCCCAAAGGGCCATACAGAGGCTCCATCAGGTTCTTTTTGAGAGGGCAGAGGCATGA
- a CDS encoding acetate--CoA ligase family protein: MTVGKPDIKYLFEPESVAVIGVSQEPGKIGYKILENMLYVGYKGDIYPVNPKGGHALGYDILKSIEEVEGDVDVAVIAIPARFVYDAVVSCARKHVKMLAIISSGFSEIGNLEEEQRVVEYARAHNMRILGPNIFGHYSSKVALNATFGPRDIREGNVAIITQSGALGIAMIGKTAVQNIGLSSIISVGNKTDINEADLLEYLITQKETKIILMYIEGIQEGERLVEILKRATKMKPVIVIKSGRSKRGAVAAASHTGSLAGSDKVFDAIMRQCGVLRAESIQEALEWSKFLSHSAVPLGPNGIIITNGGGVGVMATDACEKYDIKLYDDQDKLKETFESVAHGFGSTKNPVDITGEASKADYVKALQEALVDDSIHCVMALYCETAMMNSQELTEMIDEMYEQYQAKGKPITFSVFGGELTEIAITALHKNNVPVYRDVYDGVSCMGAIQSIRKVQSMEAEEPVTAEIDVEAINTLIDGALADGRSFLLAEEGQGLLNAAQLPGPRGGVVQSVQAAVKLADEIGYPVVMKVVSRNILHKSDAGGVLLDLDNPEEVIDGYQTIIHTCKANVPDAIIDGIEVVEQLTAGTEVILGARRDANFGTTLMFGLGGIYVEVMKDVAFRAVPLSNREIRSMIKEIRSYPLLLGVRGEARKDIESIITALEKVASLISKVPRITDIEINPMVVYEQGSGARAVDIRVLLSDDKKDSPQ; this comes from the coding sequence GTGACAGTGGGAAAACCTGATATAAAATATTTGTTCGAACCAGAATCCGTAGCGGTGATTGGTGTCAGCCAGGAACCGGGCAAAATCGGCTACAAAATTCTGGAGAATATGCTTTACGTTGGTTACAAGGGAGATATATATCCTGTAAATCCAAAGGGCGGGCACGCTCTGGGATATGATATTCTCAAGAGTATTGAAGAGGTTGAAGGTGATGTTGATGTGGCGGTTATCGCTATTCCAGCACGCTTTGTCTACGACGCCGTGGTGAGTTGTGCCAGGAAGCATGTAAAAATGCTGGCAATCATCTCTTCTGGATTTTCAGAAATTGGGAATCTTGAGGAAGAGCAGCGTGTGGTGGAGTATGCACGAGCCCATAATATGCGGATATTGGGTCCCAATATCTTTGGGCATTATTCTTCAAAGGTGGCCCTGAATGCTACTTTTGGTCCCCGAGATATTCGCGAGGGAAATGTGGCCATTATCACCCAGAGTGGTGCCCTGGGGATTGCCATGATCGGCAAAACAGCCGTCCAGAATATTGGTTTATCATCGATTATTTCGGTGGGGAATAAAACCGATATCAATGAAGCAGACCTGCTTGAGTATCTCATCACTCAGAAAGAGACCAAAATCATCCTGATGTATATCGAAGGTATACAGGAGGGTGAGCGTCTGGTTGAGATATTAAAACGCGCAACCAAGATGAAGCCCGTTATTGTGATCAAATCAGGTCGCTCCAAGCGAGGTGCCGTTGCAGCTGCCAGTCATACCGGTTCACTGGCTGGCTCAGATAAGGTTTTTGATGCGATTATGCGTCAGTGCGGTGTTCTTCGAGCCGAGAGTATCCAGGAGGCACTTGAATGGAGTAAATTTCTTTCACATTCAGCAGTACCCCTGGGTCCCAATGGCATCATCATTACCAATGGTGGCGGCGTGGGTGTTATGGCCACTGATGCCTGTGAAAAGTATGATATCAAGCTCTATGATGATCAGGATAAGTTGAAGGAAACCTTCGAAAGTGTAGCCCACGGTTTTGGGTCAACAAAAAATCCAGTGGATATCACTGGAGAAGCATCCAAAGCTGATTATGTGAAAGCACTCCAAGAGGCTCTGGTTGACGATTCCATTCACTGCGTCATGGCACTCTATTGCGAAACAGCCATGATGAATTCTCAGGAATTGACTGAGATGATTGATGAAATGTATGAGCAGTATCAAGCCAAGGGCAAACCTATCACCTTCTCCGTTTTTGGTGGTGAGCTCACAGAAATTGCTATTACTGCCTTACACAAAAACAACGTTCCTGTTTATCGTGATGTCTATGATGGTGTGTCCTGTATGGGCGCCATTCAGTCCATACGGAAAGTTCAGTCCATGGAAGCAGAAGAACCGGTTACAGCTGAGATAGACGTAGAGGCCATCAATACACTCATAGATGGTGCCCTGGCAGATGGAAGATCATTCCTCCTGGCAGAAGAAGGGCAAGGCTTATTAAATGCTGCTCAACTCCCCGGTCCTCGTGGTGGTGTCGTCCAATCTGTTCAAGCCGCTGTCAAGCTTGCTGATGAAATCGGATATCCAGTTGTTATGAAAGTGGTATCCAGAAACATCCTCCATAAAAGCGATGCTGGAGGTGTGCTTCTCGATCTGGATAATCCGGAAGAAGTCATCGATGGATATCAGACCATTATTCACACCTGTAAGGCCAACGTGCCCGATGCCATTATTGATGGTATTGAAGTTGTTGAACAACTCACTGCGGGTACAGAAGTTATTCTTGGCGCTCGCAGGGATGCTAATTTTGGAACCACGCTCATGTTTGGTTTGGGTGGGATATATGTTGAGGTGATGAAAGATGTCGCTTTCAGAGCCGTTCCACTTTCGAACAGGGAAATTAGATCAATGATTAAAGAGATTCGCTCATATCCACTCCTCTTGGGAGTAAGGGGTGAAGCTCGCAAAGATATTGAAAGTATTATTACAGCCCTGGAAAAGGTTGCCAGCCTCATCAGCAAGGTACCCAGGATTACTGATATTGAAATCAATCCCATGGTCGTCTATGAACAAGGTTCAGGCGCCCGGGCTGTGGACATTCGTGTATTATTGTCTGATGATAAAAAGGATTCACCCCAATGA
- the asd gene encoding aspartate-semialdehyde dehydrogenase yields the protein MIKIAVGVLGATGVVGQNYVRLLTNHPWFEIKDLAASPRSAGKTYGEAVGERWLMETPMPEGLKNMPVRDVTDYGTIPGDIKLFFSATELEDKQATRDFEFAYASKGYPVVSNSSANRWTPDVPMIIPEINGDHLEILPIQQKNRNFPRTGFVAVKPNCSVQSYLVAIHALREAGYPVEEVLVNTLQALSGAGYKGLTEPERRITVNPLIPGEEEKTEKEPSKILGLFEDNQIIPDYSMDMSALCTRVPVVDGHTALVYLNFAEEIPALETIKKIWSEFTAEPQSLGLPSAPMPPILVMEEEDRPQVHLDVNNGDGMAVTIGRLAEDKFFDIRFVALSHNTIRGAAGGAILTAELLVEKGFV from the coding sequence ATGATTAAAATCGCAGTGGGAGTTTTGGGTGCTACTGGTGTCGTGGGACAAAATTATGTGCGTCTTCTAACCAATCACCCCTGGTTTGAAATCAAGGATCTGGCGGCGTCACCACGCTCAGCTGGAAAAACCTATGGGGAAGCAGTGGGGGAGCGCTGGTTGATGGAAACCCCTATGCCTGAGGGACTTAAGAACATGCCGGTGAGAGATGTTACTGATTATGGAACCATTCCCGGGGACATAAAATTATTCTTTTCCGCCACAGAGCTGGAGGACAAGCAGGCCACCCGTGATTTTGAATTCGCTTATGCTTCAAAGGGATATCCTGTGGTAAGCAATAGCTCCGCAAATCGGTGGACACCGGATGTCCCCATGATCATTCCTGAAATTAATGGTGATCATCTTGAGATTCTTCCTATACAGCAAAAAAATAGAAATTTTCCCAGAACTGGATTTGTGGCAGTAAAGCCCAACTGTTCGGTTCAATCCTATCTGGTAGCCATTCATGCCCTTCGTGAAGCTGGCTATCCTGTTGAGGAGGTGCTGGTGAACACGCTTCAAGCGCTTTCAGGAGCTGGATACAAGGGTCTTACAGAACCAGAGCGCAGAATCACTGTCAACCCCCTCATACCAGGGGAGGAAGAGAAGACTGAAAAGGAACCCTCGAAGATTTTAGGATTGTTTGAAGACAATCAAATAATTCCAGATTATTCAATGGATATGTCCGCTTTATGTACCCGGGTACCCGTCGTTGATGGGCACACCGCCCTGGTTTATCTGAATTTCGCTGAAGAAATACCTGCTTTGGAGACTATTAAGAAAATTTGGTCAGAGTTCACAGCAGAACCACAGTCATTGGGTTTACCATCTGCTCCTATGCCTCCAATTCTAGTTATGGAGGAAGAAGATCGTCCTCAAGTTCATCTGGATGTTAACAATGGAGATGGGATGGCTGTGACCATTGGTCGTTTGGCTGAAGATAAATTTTTTGATATCCGTTTTGTGGCCCTTTCGCATAACACCATCCGCGGGGCTGCTGGTGGGGCCATTCTTACTGCTGAGCTGTTGGTAGAGAAGGGATTTGTTTAG
- a CDS encoding AAA family ATPase, with translation MKNIIVTSIRKDAGKTSVIVGLAKNSSKKMGYLKPFGDRLLYRKKRLWDFDAAVCTTAMKAEESPEEMSIGFDHSKLRFMYDEKTTAAKVREIAARNSQGKDIMLVESGSELTRGLSVHLDAISLCNYLDGELLVVLSGTNDQIVDDACALRKTIDLGGVKLAGVIINKVHDVEDFKAVYSDHFKALELPVLGVMPYAENLTKPSMRFLADLFFAKVLAGEKGLKNTIKDVFVGAMSADAVLRMQRFNKESKLVITSGDRSDMILAALDTHAAGIILTNNILPPPNILARASGTNVPLLLVAQDTFQAAKKVDNLVSLLSKEDDEKMEQLRSMIKDHVKAVTIS, from the coding sequence ATGAAAAATATAATTGTAACATCCATTCGGAAAGATGCCGGAAAAACAAGTGTCATTGTTGGCTTGGCCAAAAACTCCTCTAAGAAAATGGGATATTTGAAGCCCTTCGGTGACAGGCTTCTGTATCGCAAAAAACGTCTTTGGGATTTTGATGCCGCCGTATGTACCACTGCTATGAAAGCAGAAGAATCACCTGAAGAAATGAGTATCGGTTTTGACCATTCCAAGCTGAGATTCATGTACGATGAAAAAACTACTGCCGCCAAGGTGCGCGAAATTGCTGCCCGCAATTCTCAAGGCAAAGATATTATGCTCGTCGAGAGTGGCAGTGAACTCACCCGAGGATTATCAGTGCATCTTGATGCCATCTCCCTGTGCAATTATTTAGACGGCGAGCTATTGGTTGTATTAAGTGGAACCAATGATCAAATCGTGGATGATGCGTGTGCACTCAGAAAGACCATTGATCTGGGAGGGGTAAAGCTGGCAGGTGTCATCATCAACAAGGTTCATGATGTGGAAGATTTCAAGGCTGTTTACAGCGATCACTTTAAGGCTTTGGAACTGCCGGTATTGGGCGTGATGCCCTATGCAGAGAATCTCACCAAACCTTCCATGCGTTTTCTGGCCGATCTTTTCTTTGCCAAGGTATTGGCAGGAGAAAAAGGGCTGAAAAACACCATCAAGGATGTTTTTGTAGGTGCGATGTCTGCTGATGCTGTCCTGCGGATGCAGCGATTCAACAAGGAGTCAAAACTGGTCATCACCAGTGGTGACAGGAGCGATATGATCCTGGCTGCCCTGGATACGCATGCTGCTGGTATTATTCTCACCAATAACATCCTTCCTCCTCCAAATATTCTGGCCAGGGCATCCGGGACAAATGTGCCGCTCTTGCTGGTAGCCCAGGACACCTTCCAGGCTGCCAAAAAAGTGGACAATCTGGTTTCCCTGCTTTCCAAGGAAGATGATGAGAAGATGGAACAGTTGAGGTCCATGATCAAAGATCATGTTAAAGCTGTGACCATTAGCTAA